The Pungitius pungitius unplaced genomic scaffold, fPunPun2.1 scaffold_134, whole genome shotgun sequence genome window below encodes:
- the LOC134112184 gene encoding plexin-A2-like: protein MRPRLQKGRTYSGLAKGHRPPKVMWRPLALWLLALISATQRPAAGQTLSTFPSERRDWPLSHLAVHRSSGALYVGAVNRVYKLSANLTLLVSHDTGPEYDNKACYPPLIVQPCSEPLAATDNVNKLLLIDYSHGRLLACGSLYQGVCKLLRLDDLFILVEPTHKKEHYLSSDNRTGTMYGVVVPSPGQDATLYVGTAVGGKQDYFPTISSRKLPRDPESSAMLDYELHTDFVSSLIKIPSDTLALVPHFDIYYVYGFASGSFVYFLTVQPETPESGMPAGGSAGDLFYTSRIIRLCKGDKKFHSYVSLPVGCVHKGEEYRLLQAAHLSKAGGALAKSLNISAQEDVLFAVFSKGQKQCHDPPDHSALCVFTIRDVNARIKERLQSCYQGEGNLELHWLLGKDVQCTKAPVPIDDHFCGLDINQPLGGSRLVSGRTLYTESRDRLTSVTSYVYHGHSVIFLGTRSGRLKKVRVDGPLVGGVLYETVVVMKDGGPILRDMAFSLDRSSLYVMSDTQVRR from the exons ATGAGACCGCGCTTGCAAAAAGGACGGACTTACAGCGGCCTCGCTAAAGGTCACCGTCCCCCAAAGGTCATGTGGCGGCCCCTGGCGCTGTGGCTACTCGCCCTGATCTCCGCGACCCAGCGGCCGGCCGCGGGACAGACCCTGAGCACCTTCCCCTCGGAGAGGCGGGACTGGCCGCTGAGCCACCTGGCCGTGCACCGGTCCAGCGGCGCCCTGTACGTGGGCGCCGTCAACCGGGTCTACAAGCTGTCGGCCAACCTCACGCTCCTGGTGTCCCACGACACGGGGCCGGAGTACGACAACAAAGCGTGCTACCCGCCGCTCATCGTCCAGCCCTGCTCCGAGCCGCTCGCCGCCACCGACAACGTCAACAAGCTGCTGCTCATCGACTACTCGCACGGCCGCCTGCTGGCCTGCGGCAGCCTCTACCAGGGCGTCTGCAAGCTGCTGAGGCTGGACGACCTGTTCATCCTGGTGGAGCCCACGCACAAGAAGGAGCACTACCTGTCCAGCGACAACCGGACGGGCACCATGTACGGGGTGGTGGTGCCCTCGCCGGGCCAGGACGCCACCCTGTACGTGGGCACGGCGGTGGGCGGCAAACAGGACTACTTCCCGACCATCTCCAGCCGCAAGCTGCCGCGCGACCCGGAGTCCTCGGCCATGCTGGACTACGAGCTGCACACCGACTTTGTCTCCTCCCTCATCAAGATCCCGTCGGACACGCTGGCCCTCGTGCCGCACTTTGACATCTACTACGTCTACGGCTTCGCCAGCGGCAGCTTCGTCTACTTCCTGACGGTGCAGCCGGAGACGCCGGAGAGCGGGATGCCCGCCGGCGGCTCCGCCGGCGACCTCTTCTACACCTCCCGCATCATCCGCCTGTGCAAGGGCGACAAGAAGTTCCACTCGTACGTGTCGCTGCCCGTGGGCTGCGTGCACAAAGGCGAGGAGTACCGCCTGCTGCAGGCGGCCCACCTGTCCAAGGCCGGCGGGGCTCTGGCCAAGTCGCTCAACATCAGCGCCCAGGAGGACGTGCTGTTCGCCGTGTTCTCCAAGGGGCAGAAGCAGTGCCACGACCCTCCGGACCACTCCGCCCTCTGCGTCTTCACCATCCGAGACGTCAACGCGCGCATCAAGGAGCGGCTGCAGTCCTGCTACCAGGGGGAGGGAAACCTGGAGCTGCACTGGCTGCTGGGAAAAGACGTGCAGTGCACCAAGGCG CCGGTTCCCATCGACGACCACTTCTGCGGCCTGGACATAAACCAGCCCCTGGGGGGTTCCCGGCTGGTGTCGGGTCGGACGCTGTACACGGAGAGCAGGGACAGGCTGACCTCCGTCACCTCCTACGTCTACCACGGACACAGCGTGATCTTCCTGGGGACCAGGAGCGGGCGGCTGAAGAAG